Proteins encoded together in one Romeriopsis navalis LEGE 11480 window:
- a CDS encoding inorganic diphosphatase — MDLSRIPAQPKPGLINVLIEIPAGSKNKYEFDKDMNAFALDRVLFSSVMYPYDYGFIPNTLADDGDPLDGMVIMDQPTFPGCVIAARPIGMMEMIDGGDRDEKILCVPAEDPRFNGVNSIKDIHPHRLDEIAEFFLTYKNLEKKAVEVLGWKDVDTVLPLVEECIKAAQ; from the coding sequence GTGGACCTATCGCGTATCCCCGCTCAGCCCAAACCCGGCTTAATCAACGTTTTGATCGAAATTCCTGCGGGCAGCAAGAATAAGTACGAATTCGACAAAGACATGAATGCCTTTGCCCTCGATCGCGTTCTGTTTTCGTCAGTGATGTATCCCTACGATTACGGCTTCATCCCCAACACCTTGGCGGACGATGGCGATCCGCTCGATGGCATGGTGATCATGGATCAGCCAACTTTCCCTGGCTGCGTCATTGCGGCCCGCCCGATCGGCATGATGGAAATGATTGATGGGGGCGATCGTGACGAGAAAATTCTTTGCGTTCCAGCTGAAGATCCCCGCTTCAATGGCGTGAACTCGATCAAAGACATCCATCCTCATCGCCTAGATGAGATTGCTGAGTTCTTCTTGACGTACAAAAATCTCGAGAAGAAAGCGGTTGAAGTCTTGGGCTGGAAAGATGTTGACACCGTCTTGCCGCTGGTTGAAGAGTGCATCAAAGCCGCTCAGTAA
- a CDS encoding MBL fold metallo-hydrolase, which translates to MVQSSTFEVEFWGVRGSVSTPGESTVRYGGNTSCVEVRAGDTRIIFDGGTGLRLLGQKLLELDAVEAHIFFSHSHWDHIQGFPFFRPAFLPKNCFHVYGGVAPNGSTMKDRLSDQMLHPNFPVPMQIMKADLQFHNLDPGETVAIGDQGVTVETALLNHPNTALGYRVNWRGKSVVYATDTEHYPDHIDENLIRLCRNADILIYDACYTDEEYHDPKSPKIGWGHSTWQEALKLVDAAGVKQVLMFHHDPEHDDDCLDQIEAAVRERHPHSRMAREGLVLALKPEEACV; encoded by the coding sequence ATGGTTCAGTCATCCACTTTTGAAGTTGAATTTTGGGGCGTCCGCGGTAGCGTCTCAACACCGGGCGAATCAACTGTGCGTTACGGTGGCAACACTTCTTGCGTTGAAGTTCGAGCCGGCGACACACGCATCATTTTTGATGGTGGAACGGGTCTGCGGCTCCTAGGCCAGAAGCTCCTGGAATTAGATGCCGTTGAAGCCCATATCTTCTTCAGTCATTCACATTGGGACCATATTCAAGGCTTTCCATTCTTCCGCCCCGCATTCCTACCGAAAAACTGCTTTCACGTCTACGGTGGCGTCGCACCAAACGGCTCAACGATGAAAGATCGACTGAGCGACCAAATGCTACACCCGAATTTCCCTGTCCCGATGCAAATTATGAAAGCCGATTTGCAGTTTCACAATCTCGATCCAGGGGAAACCGTGGCGATCGGCGACCAAGGTGTAACGGTCGAAACCGCACTCCTCAACCACCCCAACACCGCCTTGGGCTACCGCGTCAACTGGCGGGGCAAAAGCGTTGTCTACGCCACGGATACCGAGCATTATCCCGACCATATCGATGAAAACTTGATTCGACTATGTCGCAATGCCGATATCTTGATCTACGACGCCTGCTATACCGACGAAGAGTACCACGACCCCAAATCGCCCAAAATTGGCTGGGGACATTCAACCTGGCAGGAAGCCCTCAAGCTAGTCGATGCCGCAGGCGTCAAACAGGTACTGATGTTTCATCATGACCCAGAGCATGATGACGATTGCCTCGACCAAATCGAAGCAGCAGTGCGAGAACGCCATCCCCACAGCAGGATGGCACGGGAAGGTCTCGTCCTTGCCCTCAAACCCGAAGAAGCCTGCGTTTAG
- a CDS encoding GUN4 domain-containing protein, producing the protein MPIFQGVSIFCEFLMVQFKSVLISSALILGGLVLALPSLAQHFRPSEVGINYKQLGRMLAQEEWDAAAAETKYLIFKITARINHPPIGQDWLTTAGVENFPCRDLATINTMWVKASRGHYGFTTQAKLWGKSFDAAQLKQDPDRWERYRDHLGWRPRKDKEFQPDIEGRLPEPVKSTADFNDRPLRANDSIEFAGAAWLQRVEQCQLYQPSDDPRELANLPY; encoded by the coding sequence ATGCCCATCTTCCAGGGTGTTTCGATTTTTTGTGAGTTCCTTATGGTGCAATTCAAGTCAGTTTTGATCAGTTCAGCGCTGATACTCGGTGGATTGGTATTAGCTCTACCGTCTCTTGCACAGCACTTTCGTCCGTCAGAGGTGGGGATTAACTACAAACAACTAGGGCGAATGTTGGCCCAAGAAGAATGGGATGCAGCGGCAGCGGAGACAAAATATTTAATTTTTAAGATCACGGCGCGAATTAACCACCCACCGATCGGGCAGGATTGGCTGACGACGGCCGGGGTGGAAAATTTTCCTTGTCGGGATTTGGCGACCATCAATACGATGTGGGTCAAGGCGAGTCGCGGACATTATGGCTTTACGACCCAGGCGAAGTTGTGGGGCAAGAGTTTCGATGCAGCGCAGTTAAAGCAAGATCCGGATCGTTGGGAGCGTTACCGTGACCATTTGGGTTGGCGGCCGCGCAAGGATAAAGAATTTCAGCCAGATATTGAGGGGCGGTTGCCGGAACCGGTGAAATCGACGGCTGATTTTAACGATCGACCATTGCGCGCGAATGACTCGATCGAGTTCGCGGGTGCGGCCTGGTTACAGCGAGTTGAGCAATGTCAGCTCTACCAACCTTCCGATGATCCACGGGAGCTGGCCAATTTGCCTTATTGA